A part of Aegilops tauschii subsp. strangulata cultivar AL8/78 chromosome 2, Aet v6.0, whole genome shotgun sequence genomic DNA contains:
- the LOC120974507 gene encoding uncharacterized protein, translating to MQLYIVVTRLACIAFSTAAFVLAMAAPACKLKGSMLTLMSWTSMRIVYQAICFYFGALNLDCIAPILFNDSLVMLLAYGASCAGTASVFFLHHFLHCQRLPLMTCPMYFASSVLGLVAVLFNAATTLRLLWARCSRHHED from the exons ATGCAGCTCTACATCGTGGTCACCAGGCTGGCCTGCATCGCCTTCTCCACTGCCGCGTTTGTGCTCGCCATGGCTGCGCCG GCATgcaaactgaagggcagtatgCTGACGCTAATGAGTTGGACCTCGATGCGGATCGTGTACCAGGCCATTTGCTTCTACTTTGGAGCACTCAACCTTGATTGCATTGCCCCCATCTTATTCAATGACTCG CTGGTGATGCTCCTCGCATATGGCGCGAGCTGTGCTGGAACTGCATCTGTTTTCTTCCTGCATCACTTTCTGCACTGTCAGCGTCTGCCGTTGAtgacctgcccgatgtacttcgcTTCCTCGGTGCTAGGCCTCGTTGCCGTCTTGTTCAACGCCGCCACTACGCTTCGGTTGCTTTGGGCAAGGTGTTCTCGCCACCACGAGGACTAG